A region of Muntiacus reevesi chromosome 11, mMunRee1.1, whole genome shotgun sequence DNA encodes the following proteins:
- the KBTBD6 gene encoding kelch repeat and BTB domain-containing protein 6: MQSREEASRSRRLVSPRGGKRPKRVHKPTVSAFFTGPEELKDTGHSAALLAQLKSFYDARLLCDVTIEVVTPGSGPGTGRLFPCNRNVLAAACPYFKSMFTGGMYESHQTNVTMHDVDAESFEVLVDYCYTGRVSLSESNVERLYAASDMLQLEYVREACASFLARRLDLANCTAIFKFADAFGHRKLRSQAQSFIAHNFKQLSQMSPIREESLADLTLAQLLTVLRLDSLNIEHEQTVCHVAVQWLEAAPKERGPSAAEVFKCVRWTHFSDEDRGYVEELLTNTVVKKYCLDLVEGARQMRYGDTLCKALVPKPESSGGSSGSGVVSCVGGGGGGGGGGGGGSSSVVSLVLSGGGSSSSVVPVADHLPQRLGVCAKKMVIFFGHPRDPFLCCDPYSGDIYKVPSPLTCLAHTRTVTTLAVCVSPDHDIYLAAQPRKDLWVYKPAQNSWQQLADRLLCREGMDVAYLNGYIYILGGRDPITGIKLKEVECYSVQRNQWALVAPLPHSFISFDLMVIQNYLYALNSKRMFCFDPSHNMWLKCVSLKRNDFQEACVFNDEIYCICDIPVMKVYNPVRGEWRQINNIPLVSETNNYRIINHGQKLLLITSRTPQWKKNRVTVYEYDIRADQWINIGTTLGLFQFDSNFFCLSARVYPSCLEPGQSFLTEEEEVPSESSTEWDLGGFSELDSESGSSSSLSDDDLWVQVAPQ, translated from the coding sequence ATGCAGTCCCGAGAAGAAGCTTCGCGCTCTCGCCGCCTCGTCAGTCCCCGCGGGGGGAAGCGCCCCAAAAGGGTTCATAAACCCACGGTTTCAGCTTTTTTCACGGGCCCGGAGGAGCTGAAGGACACGGGCCATTCTGCAGCCCTGCTGGCCCAGCTCAAGTCCTTCTACGACGCGCGGCTGCTCTGCGATGTGACCATCGAGGTGGTCACCCCCGGCAGCGGGCCCGGCACGGGTCGCCTCTTCCCTTGCAACCGTAACGTGCTGGCGGCCGCGTGTCCCTACTTCAAGAGCATGTTCACCGGCGGCATGTACGAGAGCCATCAGACGAACGTGACCATGCACGACGTGGACGCCGAGTCCTTCGAGGTGCTGGTCGATTACTGCTACACCGGTCGCGTGTCCCTGAGTGAATCGAACGTGGAGCGCCTTTATGCAGCGTCTGACATGCTGCAGCTGGAGTACGTGCGGGAAGCCTGTGCCTCCTTCCTAGCCCGCCGCCTTGACCTGGCCAACTGCACGGCTATCTTCAAGTTTGCTGATGCCTTCGGCCATCGCAAGCTGCGGTCACAGGCCCAGTCATTTATAGCCCACAACTTCAAGCAGCTCAGCCAGATGAGTCCAATTCGTGAAGAGTCCCTGGCCGATCTGACCCTGGCCCAGCTGCTGACCGTGCTGCGCCTGGACAGTCTCAACATCGAGCACGAGCAGACGGTATGTCACGTGGCGGTGCAGTGGCTGGAGGCGGCTCCCAAGGAGCGGGGTCCCAGCGCGGCAGAAGTCTTCAAGTGTGTGCGCTGGACCCACTTCTCTGACGAAGATCGGGGCTATGTGGAAGAGCTGCTGACCAACACCGTGGTGAAGAAGTACTGTCTGGACCTTGTTGAAGGGGCCCGGCAGATGCGGTATGGTGACACGTTGTGCAAGGCTCTGGTGCCCAAGCCGGAGAGCAGCGGCGGCAGCAGTGGCAGCGGCGTCGTTAGCTGCGTtggtggtggcggcggcggcggtggcggtggcggcggcggcagcagcagcgtcGTTAGCCTTGTTCTTAGCGGCGGCGGAAGCAGCAGCTCCGTTGTGCCGGTGGCCGATCATCTGCCCCAGAGGCTGGGTGTGTGTGCCAAGAAGATGGTGATCTTCTTTGGCCATCCCCGAGATCCCTTCCTGTGTTGTGACCCATACTCGGGGGACATTTACAAAGTGCCATCACCTCTGACCTGCCTTGCTCACACTAGGACTGTGACCACCTTAGCTGTCTGTGTCTCTCCAGACCATGACATCTATCTGGCCGCCCAGCCCAGGAAGGACCTCTGGGTGTATAAACCAGCCCAGAATAGTTGGCAGCAACTTGCTGACCGCCTGCTCTGCCGGGAGGGCATGGATGTGGCATACCTCAATGGCTACATCTATATCCTGGGTGGGCGGGACCCCATTACCGGTATTAAACTGAAGGAGGTGGAGTGCTACAGTGTCCAGAGAAACCAGTGGGCGCTGGTGGCCCCGCTGCCCCATTCCTTTATTTCCTTTGACCTGATGGTCATTCAGAACTATCTGTATGCTCTCAACAGTAAGCGTATGTTCTGCTTTGATCCCAGCCACAATATGTGGCTGAAGTGCGTTTCTCTGAAGCGCAATGATTTTCAGGAAGCCTGTGTCTTCAATGATGAGATCTACTGCATCTGCGACATCCCTGTCATGAAGGTGTACAACCCAGTCAGAGGAGAGTGGAGGCAGATTAATAACATCCCTTTGGTGTCGGAGACTAACAACTACCGCATTATCAATCATGGCCAGAAACTGTTGCTGATCACCTCCCGCACCCCGCAGTGGAAGAAGAACCGGGTGACCGTGTATGAATACGATATTAGGGCTGACCAGTGGATTAATATAGGTACCACGTTAGGCCTGTTCCAGTTCGATTCTAACTTTTTTTGCCTCTCAGCTCGCGTTTATCCTTCCTGTCTTGAACCTGGTCAGAGTTTTCTCACTGAGGAGGAAGAAGTACCTAGTGAATCCAGCACTGAGTGGGATTTAGGTGGGTTCAGTGAGCTGGATTCTGAATCAGGGAGCTCAAGCTCTTTATCTGATGATGATTTGTGGGTTCAGGTAGCCCCTCAGTGA